The following is a genomic window from Burkholderia oklahomensis C6786.
CATGTTTAGATCAGGGCAGGTCGGTGCGTTTCGGGTAAGCTGTTACAACACGAATTGCCCGTTTATGCATGGAGCAGAGGAAACCGAACGATTGCCCAGGCAAGCGGAGCAAGCGCATGCATGCGAAGTGCCATCGTATGAAAAATGAAAGCATATTGAAAATATGAATATGCAATGGATGCGCTTGTGATTCGAAGTCGATTCGCGGCATAGCGAGGCGAACCGAACAAGCGCCGGCGCCGTTGCATTCGAGCGAATCGTGCTCGCAAAGCATATGCAGGAACACAGGCAATCGTTATCGTTTTGCATGGAATGCGCATGAGCGCGCGCCGGACATCATTCGCGCGGCACGGATGCGCTTTCCGCTTTTTTTTTCGGAGCCGCCATGTCCAACGTTGCCCTGCATACAAGAAGAGTCGTCGTGGCTGACGATCATCCGATCGTCCTCCGTGCGGTGACGGACTACGTCAATTCGCTGGCGGGTTTTCACGTCGTGGCGTCGGTTTCGTCGGGAGACGCGCTGCTGTCCGCGATGCGGGAACAGGAGGCCAATCTCGTCGTGACCGATTTCACGATGCATCAGGCGAATGACGACAAGGACGGCTTGCGCTTGATCTCGCATCTGATGAGGGCGTACGAGCGCACGCCGATCATCGTGTTCACGATGCTGACCAATAGCGGCGTGATCAGCCAGCTGTGCCGCATGGGCGTGGCGGGGCTCGTCGGCAAGGAAGAAGAGATCGCCGAGCTCGGGCGCGTGTGCCTGAGCGTGGCGCGCGGCGTCGGCCAATCGTTGTCGCCCGGCATGGCCCACCGGCTTGCCGCCGTCGGCAGCATCAGGCCCGGCGAAGCGGCATTCAATGCGTTGACGCCGAAGGAGCTGGAGGTCGTGCGGCTGTTTACGGGCGGCATGTCGCTCACGGACATCGCCCGGACGCTGAATCGCTCGCTGGGGACCGTGTCGACGCAGAAGCGCTCGGCAATGCGCAAGCTTCACGTGGACACCAACGTCGATCTCATCAACTGCGCCCGCGAGCAAGGACTGCTCTGATGCAAGGACTTCTGCAAAAGCTCGACGGGTCGCCGCTGAGGAAGTTTTATTCTCTCGAATCGAATCTGAAGCGCGAGCGGCGGGTCTTCACGATCGTCATCATGCTGCTCGTCTCGGCGGCCCTCAGCATCGCGGCCATGACCGTCACCGGATTGTTTCAGACCGCTTTCCGGCAGGAGGAGCAATCCGCGCGCATCCACGAGAAGGAAGTAGTCGACGTGTTCCTGCAGCGCCGCATGATGTTGACGACGGCGAGTCTCGTGCTGCAACTTCGGATGAACGGCGCGCCTTCGGCGCTGAACGCGCCAGCGCCGAACGCATGCACGCCGATGGCCCATAACATCCGCGACGATGCGATCCTGCGCGAGAGCTGCGATTACACGGTGCAGTTGCTGGCCAACTCGGGGCAGACGCCGAGCGTCGAAATGGTGACGGTTGACGGTGCAGTCGGCTATGGATATCTGTTTCCGACGGGCGACCTGAGCGCGCTGCGCTCCAGCACGCCGTCCGAACTCGTGTCGGCCGTGCTCGAGCGCTACAGCAAGCGCGGCCTGGACCCGCTGGAGGCCGCGCGCAAGAAGCGGATCCTCTGGTTCGTGGTCGGCAGCGGCGGGCGCGGCGAAGAGCTGCATATGATCGGCGTGTCCGTCGTGTTCAAGGACGACCGGCTCTACGCGCTCGTCTTGACGAGCGTGGATCTTCACAGCCTCGTTTCGCCGATCGAACGCGCGGGCCGCGTGCAGCAGCCGGTCGTCGTGGATTCGGAGGGCGTGCCGCTCGTGAACGCGGACGACGCGGAAACGGTCCGGAAGGTCGACGAGCGGCTCGCCGGAAAACAGGATGGCCTGTATCACTGGATTCCCGGCTTCGGATGGGCCCTTCGCCGTCCCGCGCCGTTCTCCGGTTTCGGGCACATGACGTATCTGCTTCCGCTCGATCTGCAGTTGCGGTCGATGCGGTACGAGCTGAGCCTCGTCGGCGGCGCGACGCTCCTGCTGATCGTGTTGCTGTTCGTCGCGTTCCGGTACTGGAATTACCGGTTCTTGACGCGCATCTACGAGGAAGCGTCGCGCGCGCTCGAAAGCGAAATGCTTAACCATCTGCTGGTTCATGCGACGCCGGTCGGGTTGTGCATCGTGCGGCGGACGACACTGGAGATCGTCGTCGCCAACCCGATCGCGCGCACGATGCTCGGCTTGCGGCTGTCGGACCGGCACCTGCCGCAGGAATTGCAGAGCGCGTTCGAATCGTCGCTGGCCGCGCAGGACACCCAGTCGGACGACGCGCGCATTTTCCAGTTCCCGTTCACGCTGTCGCGCGCAGGGCATGCCGCGGTCCACATCGAAATCACGTACGCGCCCGCGACGCTGAACACGCAGGAGGTGTTCTTTTGCGCGATCACGGACATGACGGCGCACCACCAGGCGGAGATCCTGCTGCGCGAGGCGAAGCTGACGAGCGACGCGGCGGCCAAGGCGAAGGTGGCGTTCTTCGCATCGATGAGTCATGAAATCCGCACGCCGCTGTCGTCGCTCGTGGGCAACATCGAGCTGATCGCGCGCGGGCCGCTCGCGCCCGAGCAGCAGGCGCGCGTGAAGGCGATGGAGACGTCGGCGCGCGGATTGATGCAGATCGTCAACGACGTCCTCGACTTCTCGAAGATCGACGTCGGCGAGCTGAGCCTCATGGAGGAGTGGTCGAACATCGCCGATCTGCTCGACCGGCTCGCGCTCTCGCACGCGCCGCTCGCGACACAGCAGGGATTGAAGTTCTACATAGTGTTCGATCGCAGCCTGCCCGCGCGACTCTACTTCGATCCGATCCGGGTCTCGCAGATCGTGAACAATCTGCTGAGCAACGCGCTGAAGTTCACTCCGTCCGGCAAGATCGTGCTGCGCGCTGGCTGGCATGCCGGCGCGCTCGAAATCAGCGTGACGGATTCCGGCATCGGCATCCCCGACGACCTGAAGCACCGCCTCTTCCTGCCCTTTACGCAGGGGGACAGCAACCGGCTGAGGCAGGCGCGCGGCACCGGCCTCGGATTATCGATCTGCGCGCGTCTGTGCGAGCTGATGAAAGGGCGCATCGATCTGGAAAGCACCGTCGGCGTGGGAACCCGGATCGCAGTGGCATTGCCGCTCGGCGTGTCGGAGGCCGATCCGAGCGATGCATACTGGACGCTTCCCTATCGGCGCGTCGCCGTGCTCGGCCGCGCGCAGGAAAATCTCGAGTGGCTGACCAACCTGTTCGACCCGGCCGTCACGGCCGTGACGGCTTTCTCGCGTCCGGCCGATCCGATCGACGCGCACGCGCACGACTTCCTGATGGTCACGGATGAATTCGCGCCGGCCGAGGTGCTGCCGTGGTGGAAAAGGCCGGACTCGATCGCGTGGGTCGGACAGACCGGCCCGCTCGTGCCGAGACGACGCGACGACGGCGGAGTGGAAATCAGCATGTATAGCCTCGCGGGGCTGAAATCCGCGACGCACATGCTCGGGGCCGGCCGCACGGCGCTCGTCGACGCGGGGCGCGAGCCGCCAGGGGCCGAGGCGGGAATGACGGTGTTGATCGCCGAGGACAATCTGCTCAACCGCAGCCTGCTGCTCGATCAGCTGACGACGCTGGGTGTGCGGGTCATCGAGGCGAAGAACGGCGAGGAGGCGCTCGCGTTGCTGTCGAAGGAGCCCGTGGACGTCGTGATGACCGACATCGACATGCCGATGATGGACGGTTTCCAGTTGCTCGCCGAAATGAGGCGGCTCGGCATGACGATGCCGGTGTACGCGGTGAGCGCGAGCGCGCGGCCGGAAGATGTGGCGGAAGGCCGGGCGCGCGGCTTTACGGACTATCTCGCGAAGCCGGTTTCGCTCGAGCGGCTCGAGACGGTCGTTCGCGCATGTTACAGCGCGCCGGCGGGCGCGCGCGCCGAAGAAGACGCGCAGGACGAACTGCCGGAGCTTCCCGACGTGCCGGCCGCCTACGCGCGTGCGTTCGCCGCGCAAGCCGGCGGGGAAATTGCGGAATTCGACGCGATCCTGCGCGAACGCGCGCTGCCGAAACTGAGGCGATGGCTGCACGGCGTATCGGGCGGCATCGCGGTCCTCGGGCCTTCCGCGCTGCATGAGCAATGTCAGGAGCTTCGGACCTACGCGCGCGAATCCGGCGAATGGAGTCGCGAGATTGAACTGCAGGCGCTGGCCATTCGGGACGCGCTCGAGCGGATGGTCGCGGCGCTGACGAGCGCGTGATCGTCGCAGGCGCAGGTATGCCGGATCGGGTCGCTGCCCGTCCGGGATGACGCGGCGCGGGATTCCGCGCGGCGTCGCGCGCTCCGACTCGGATTCGAAGATTTGTGATTCTCCCCACCCGCGACTTGATTTAACGTTTCCTGACGATTGGCGGGGCGATTGGACCGGCGAGCGTCGGCGTCGTGCGGCGAGGCCGTCTTCCGGCGGTCGCCAAGCCGAGACGAACGATGCTGCGACGGCAGCGTCTTTGGGAGAGCGATATGGAAGCGGGCATCACGCGTCGTAGGGGTGCATTCTTTGCCCGGGAGCACGAAAACGGACTTTCGTTGGATGAGGCCGATCTCGAGCGGGCATTCGAGGCCGGAGAATTCGTCATGGATTATCAGCCGATCGTTTCGATCCGTTCGGGGGCCGTGACGGGCGCCGAAGCGACGATACGATGGGATCATCCGGAGTGGGGGGCGCTGCCTCAGCGCGTCGTCCACACCGCCGCGGACCGATTGGGCGCGGCGTCCCGGATCGCCGGCCACGCGATCGGCGAGGCGTGCAGGCAGCTCGCACGCTGGAAGCAGCAGGGCGCCGGCGTATCGGCGCTGTCGATGCGGCTCTCGGGCACCCAGTTGGGCGCCGAAAGCGTATTCGAGCGACTCGCGCTATCGATCGAGGAATTCGATATCTCGAGCAGCCAGTTGACGCTCGAAGTGCCGGAAATGTCGGCGCTGGAGGAATCGCTGAGTCTCCTCGATCGCCTGAAGCGGCTGAGGCAGAAAGGTTACGGCATCGTGCTCGACGATTTCGGGGCCCATCACACGGCGATGTCGACGTTGATGGTGCTGCCCGTCACGGGCGTCAAATTCGGCGAATCGTTCACGGAGCGACTGCCCGGTTCGCCGACTGCCGAGGCGATCCTGTCGAGCGTCTCGCGGCTCGCGCACGATCTGGGTTTCACGTTGACGGTGTCCGGCGTCGAAAACGGCCGCCAGTTCGAGCTGCTGCGTCGCTTCCGCGATATCGAACTGCAGGGCGCCTATCTGTTCGAGCCGATGCGCGCCGAGGTCTGGCACGAGCGCGTGAATCCGAGAGCGCTGTCGCAGTTGAGTCTGCGTGAGTCGCCGTTCTGACGCGGCCACCTGGCTTCATTCCGAAGAGCGGGATCGGGCGCGCGTGCAGACCGGCCCGCCCGCGTCGCGAGCCGGGTTCCGCATCCGTCGCGCGCGCCGACGCAAGGACGGCCGCGAGTCGCGGCCGGTGAGATCCGCGCCGCGCTCGCGCGCGCCGACGTCTGACGCGGGCGTTGCGGATGACGCTCATGCCGCCCACGCTTTCCATCCCCAGTCTTCGGCGATCCGGCCGCCCGCCGATCGCGCATCCGATGCGCTCGCGCGTGTCCGTGCGCGCATGCGCGGCGGCTCCGCGCGTTCGACGTGGCCCGCGCGCGGTGCGATGCGTCCGACGACGGAATACGCGTTCGCGGCCGGCGCGTTGCGTGACGCCGTGCCGATTGCAATCGCGGCGAGCCGGTTCGACGGATGTCGATGAAGCGCGAGCGCGAGCGCGAACGCGCGTCTCCGCACGCAGGCCGCCCGGCCCAACGCCGGCGCGGCTCGTGATGGCCGGCGCGCGGTCCGTTCGCCTGCCGATATCGAGCGCCATCGCCTGACGGCTCGGCTCATCGCGAACCTACGATCAGACATTGCCTTTCTTTTCTTCGCCCGGAAATCACAATTGTTAGAGACGCGTCCCCATGTCGTTGTCCGCACACGCTTTCATCGTTGACCGCGGCGCCGAA
Proteins encoded in this region:
- a CDS encoding response regulator transcription factor, whose translation is MSNVALHTRRVVVADDHPIVLRAVTDYVNSLAGFHVVASVSSGDALLSAMREQEANLVVTDFTMHQANDDKDGLRLISHLMRAYERTPIIVFTMLTNSGVISQLCRMGVAGLVGKEEEIAELGRVCLSVARGVGQSLSPGMAHRLAAVGSIRPGEAAFNALTPKELEVVRLFTGGMSLTDIARTLNRSLGTVSTQKRSAMRKLHVDTNVDLINCAREQGLL
- a CDS encoding ATP-binding protein, which gives rise to MQGLLQKLDGSPLRKFYSLESNLKRERRVFTIVIMLLVSAALSIAAMTVTGLFQTAFRQEEQSARIHEKEVVDVFLQRRMMLTTASLVLQLRMNGAPSALNAPAPNACTPMAHNIRDDAILRESCDYTVQLLANSGQTPSVEMVTVDGAVGYGYLFPTGDLSALRSSTPSELVSAVLERYSKRGLDPLEAARKKRILWFVVGSGGRGEELHMIGVSVVFKDDRLYALVLTSVDLHSLVSPIERAGRVQQPVVVDSEGVPLVNADDAETVRKVDERLAGKQDGLYHWIPGFGWALRRPAPFSGFGHMTYLLPLDLQLRSMRYELSLVGGATLLLIVLLFVAFRYWNYRFLTRIYEEASRALESEMLNHLLVHATPVGLCIVRRTTLEIVVANPIARTMLGLRLSDRHLPQELQSAFESSLAAQDTQSDDARIFQFPFTLSRAGHAAVHIEITYAPATLNTQEVFFCAITDMTAHHQAEILLREAKLTSDAAAKAKVAFFASMSHEIRTPLSSLVGNIELIARGPLAPEQQARVKAMETSARGLMQIVNDVLDFSKIDVGELSLMEEWSNIADLLDRLALSHAPLATQQGLKFYIVFDRSLPARLYFDPIRVSQIVNNLLSNALKFTPSGKIVLRAGWHAGALEISVTDSGIGIPDDLKHRLFLPFTQGDSNRLRQARGTGLGLSICARLCELMKGRIDLESTVGVGTRIAVALPLGVSEADPSDAYWTLPYRRVAVLGRAQENLEWLTNLFDPAVTAVTAFSRPADPIDAHAHDFLMVTDEFAPAEVLPWWKRPDSIAWVGQTGPLVPRRRDDGGVEISMYSLAGLKSATHMLGAGRTALVDAGREPPGAEAGMTVLIAEDNLLNRSLLLDQLTTLGVRVIEAKNGEEALALLSKEPVDVVMTDIDMPMMDGFQLLAEMRRLGMTMPVYAVSASARPEDVAEGRARGFTDYLAKPVSLERLETVVRACYSAPAGARAEEDAQDELPELPDVPAAYARAFAAQAGGEIAEFDAILRERALPKLRRWLHGVSGGIAVLGPSALHEQCQELRTYARESGEWSREIELQALAIRDALERMVAALTSA
- a CDS encoding EAL domain-containing protein; its protein translation is MDYQPIVSIRSGAVTGAEATIRWDHPEWGALPQRVVHTAADRLGAASRIAGHAIGEACRQLARWKQQGAGVSALSMRLSGTQLGAESVFERLALSIEEFDISSSQLTLEVPEMSALEESLSLLDRLKRLRQKGYGIVLDDFGAHHTAMSTLMVLPVTGVKFGESFTERLPGSPTAEAILSSVSRLAHDLGFTLTVSGVENGRQFELLRRFRDIELQGAYLFEPMRAEVWHERVNPRALSQLSLRESPF